The following coding sequences lie in one Rutidosis leptorrhynchoides isolate AG116_Rl617_1_P2 chromosome 6, CSIRO_AGI_Rlap_v1, whole genome shotgun sequence genomic window:
- the LOC139853644 gene encoding beta-1,3-galactosyltransferase pvg3-like — translation MDNVSFPGNRIIVIVTSIIFIVSLFTLAYVYEIRFENISNFSKCAISSPSSNITYSLPIIPSAEEIDIRIFIGIPTVADKYERRHLLRLIYGTQPVVVGAKIDYKFVICNLTNEEQRILISLEIMQYNDTIILNCQENMNEGKTYAYFSSLPDMLKNEFDSVNPPYDYVMKCDDDSYLRFPKLVEILRPLPRQGLYFGLFVSCPVPEYCVDFMTGMGYLVSWDIVEWIKDSDIPKKHLTGPEDITFGDWIREGHRSKLWYNDTGYMYDYPDLRPDNHTMLVHNLKTQDRWIRALEFFNVTRDLKPSKLYHIP, via the coding sequence ATGGATAACGTATCATTTCCTGGAAATCGAATCATAGTCATCGTTACATCTATCATATTCATTGTATCCTTGTTCACTTTAGCTTACGTATATGAAATTCGTTTCGAAAATATATCAAACTTCAGCAAATGTGCTATCTCTTCACCTTCTTCAAACATCACCTATTCACTTCCCATTATACCATCAGCAGAAGAAATCGACATACGAATCTTCATTGGAATACCAACAGTGGCAGACAAATACGAACGTCGCCACTTGCTCCGCCTCATTTATGGGACCCAGCCAGTTGTCGTAGGTGCAAAAATCGATTATAAGTTTGTCATCTGCAACCTAACAAACGAAGAACAGAGGATTTTAATATCACTCGAGATAATGCAATACAACGATACCATAATATTGAACTGTCAAGAGAACATGAACGAAGGCAAGACTTACGCCTATTTCTCAAGCTTGCCAGATATGCTGAAAAATGAGTTTGACTCGGTCAACCCACCGTACGATTATGTTATGAAGTGTGATGATGATTCTTATTTACGGTTTCCTAAACTGGTGGAGATCTTAAGACCATTACCGAGACAAGGCTTATACTTTGGGCTCTTTGTCTCGTGTCCTGTTCCGGAGTATTGTGTGGATTTCATGACCGGAATGGGATATTTGGTATCGTGGGATATAGTCGAGTGGATTAAAGATTCGGATATTCCAAAAAAACATCTTACAGGACCTGAAGATATAACTTTTGGAGACTGGATTAGAGAAGGACACCGATCGAAATTATGGTATAATGATACGGGTTATATGTATGATTATCCTGATCTTCGGCCAGATAATCATACAATGCTAGTACATAATCTCAAGACACAAGACAGGTGGATTCGGGCATTGGAGTTTTTCAATGTAACACGAGATCTGAAACCTTCAAAACTCTATCATATACCCTAG
- the LOC139851453 gene encoding beta-1,3-galactosyltransferase pvg3-like, whose amino-acid sequence MKNASNPGNRIKIIITSFIFIVFLITLASVNEIRFENVSNFGKCAISSPSSNISSLKITSAEDEIRILLGIPTMADNYQRRHFLRLIYGTQPVVGAKIDLKFVFCNLTKEDQRILIALEIMQYNDIIILNCQENMDKGKTYTYFSSLPDMMKDEFDSVNPPYHYVIKGDDDTYFRLPKLVETLRPLPREDLYFGYLVPCPNKDRCVHYMSGMGYLVSWDIVEWIKDSDIPKEHFVGPEDKIFGEWLRDGRRAKNRYDAKGYMYDYPDPPTRSTHELWPETVAVHRLKTQEKWIRTLEYFNVTRDLKPSKLYHIP is encoded by the coding sequence ATGAAGAATGCATCAAATCCTGGAAATCGAATCAAAATCATCATCACATCTTTCATATTCATCGTGTTCTTGATCACTTTAGCTTCCGTAAACGAAATTCGATTCGAAAATGTATCAAACTTCGGCAAATGTGCCATCTCCTCACCTTCTTCAAACATCTCTTCACTTAAAATCACATCAGCAGAAGACGAAATACGAATCCTCCTTGGAATACCAACAATGGCAGACAACTACCAACGTCGCCACTTCCTCCGCCTCATTTATGGGACCCAGCCAGTCGTCGGCGCAAAAATCGACTTAAAGTTTGTCTTCTGCAACCTAACAAAAGAAGACCAAAGGATTTTAATAGCACTCGAGATAATGCAATACAACGATATCATAATATTGAACTGTCAAGAGAACATGGATAAAGGCAAAACTTACACATACTTCTCAAGCTTACCCGATATGATGAAAGATGAGTTTGACTCGGTCAACCCGCCGTACCATTATGTTATAAAGGGTGACGATGATACTTATTTCCGGTTACCGAAACTGGTGGAGACGTTGAGGCCATTACCGAGAGAAGACTTGTACTTTGGGTATTTAGTTCCGTGTCCTAATAAGGACCGTTGTGTGCATTACATGTCCGGAATGGGATATTTGGTATCGTGGGATATAGTCGAGTGGATTAAAGATTCGGATATTCCGAAAGAACATTTTGTGGGGCCCGAAGATAAAATTTTTGGAGAGTGGCTTAGAGACGGACGACGTGCGAAAAATAGGTATGATGCTAAGGGATATATGTATGACTATCCTGACCCGCCTACAAGATCTACACACGAGCTTTGGCCGGAGACAGTAGCAGTACACCGTTTGAAGACTCAAGAGAAGTGGATTCGAACATTGGAGTATTTCAATGTTACGCGAGatctgaaaccttcaaaattgtatCATATACCTTAG
- the LOC139852657 gene encoding mitochondrial outer membrane protein porin 4-like isoform X1, with protein sequence MGNGPAPFSDIGKRAKDLLTKDYNYDHKFVLSVPGSTPMGLMATGLKKDQIFLGDICAQYKSGRTIVDVKVDTYSNVSTKVTVNDVMPCAIAVLSFDVPDHKSGKLDVQYLHPRVVIDSSIGLNPSPLLNVAAAVGHEDILIGGKVGFDTASASFTKYTAGISFNKPDLSVALILADKGQTLKASYVHSVDASNNTQVVAEMTRGLSTLQNSFTIGSAHVLDRYNTVKTRFSDNGKVAMLCQREWRPKSLITFSVESDTKKTDPAPKWGLALVLKP encoded by the exons ATGGGTAACGGTCCAGCACCCTTCTCAGACATTGGCAAAAGAGCCAAAG ATCTGTTGACCAAAGATTACAACTATGACCACAAGTTTGTATTGTCAGTTCCTGGATCAACTCCTATG GGGCTGATGGCTACTGGTTTGAAAAAAGATCAAATCTTTCTTGGGGATATATGTGCTCAGTACAAGAGTGGCAGGACCATTGTAGATGTAAAAGTTGATACATATTCAAAT GTGTCAACCAAAGTAACTGTTAATGATGTAATGCCATGTGCAATAGCAGTATTAAGCTTTGATGTTCCTGATCATAAGTCTGGAAAG CTTGATGTTCAGTACCTTCATCCTCGAGTTGTCATTGATTCGAGTATCGGACTGAACCCGTCTCCACTTTTAAATGTTGCTGCAGCAGTTGGTCATGAGGACATACTTATCGGTGGTAAAGTTGGGTTTGATACCGCCTCGGCTTCTTTTACCAAATACACTGCTGGGATAAGCTTTAACAAACCGGACCTCTCTGTTGCCCTTATACT GGCAGATAAAGGGCAAACATTGAAAGCATCATATGTACACTCTGTGGATGCCTCAAACAATACTCAAGTTGTTGCTGAAATGACACGTGGATTATCTACATTACAAAACAGTTTTACAATTGGAAGTGCTCATGTTCTTGACCGTTACAACACAGTCAAAACCAGGTTCTCTGACAATGGAAAAGTAGCCATGCTGTGCCAACGAGAATGGCGACCAAAATCATTGATTACCTTTTCAGTAGAATCCGACACCAAGAAAACTGATCCGGCTCCCAAGTGGGGTCTGGCACTTGTTCTGAAGCCTTGA
- the LOC139852657 gene encoding mitochondrial outer membrane protein porin 4-like isoform X2 — protein sequence MATGLKKDQIFLGDICAQYKSGRTIVDVKVDTYSNVSTKVTVNDVMPCAIAVLSFDVPDHKSGKLDVQYLHPRVVIDSSIGLNPSPLLNVAAAVGHEDILIGGKVGFDTASASFTKYTAGISFNKPDLSVALILADKGQTLKASYVHSVDASNNTQVVAEMTRGLSTLQNSFTIGSAHVLDRYNTVKTRFSDNGKVAMLCQREWRPKSLITFSVESDTKKTDPAPKWGLALVLKP from the exons ATGGCTACTGGTTTGAAAAAAGATCAAATCTTTCTTGGGGATATATGTGCTCAGTACAAGAGTGGCAGGACCATTGTAGATGTAAAAGTTGATACATATTCAAAT GTGTCAACCAAAGTAACTGTTAATGATGTAATGCCATGTGCAATAGCAGTATTAAGCTTTGATGTTCCTGATCATAAGTCTGGAAAG CTTGATGTTCAGTACCTTCATCCTCGAGTTGTCATTGATTCGAGTATCGGACTGAACCCGTCTCCACTTTTAAATGTTGCTGCAGCAGTTGGTCATGAGGACATACTTATCGGTGGTAAAGTTGGGTTTGATACCGCCTCGGCTTCTTTTACCAAATACACTGCTGGGATAAGCTTTAACAAACCGGACCTCTCTGTTGCCCTTATACT GGCAGATAAAGGGCAAACATTGAAAGCATCATATGTACACTCTGTGGATGCCTCAAACAATACTCAAGTTGTTGCTGAAATGACACGTGGATTATCTACATTACAAAACAGTTTTACAATTGGAAGTGCTCATGTTCTTGACCGTTACAACACAGTCAAAACCAGGTTCTCTGACAATGGAAAAGTAGCCATGCTGTGCCAACGAGAATGGCGACCAAAATCATTGATTACCTTTTCAGTAGAATCCGACACCAAGAAAACTGATCCGGCTCCCAAGTGGGGTCTGGCACTTGTTCTGAAGCCTTGA
- the LOC139853189 gene encoding protein YIP4b-like has product MSHDERDTVPLHNSSQSDIDEIENLITASVQFGPSTVQPARPPSPTPASIPVSTSPFISSNLPPPVPKPAVVPAAPAPSSNPNRTANAGSNMNGFGSAPNTLTEPVWDTVKRDLSRIVSNLKLVVFPNPYREDPGKALRDWDLWGPFFFIVFLGLTLSWSASVKKSEVFAVAFALLATGAVILTLNVLLLGGHIIFFQSLSLLGYCLFPLDVGALICMLKDNVILKIVVVCVTLAWSSWAAYPFISMAVNPRRKALALYPVLLMYVSVGFLIIAID; this is encoded by the exons ATGTCTCACGACGAACGAGACACCGTACCACTGCACAACTCATCACAATCCGACATCGATGAAATCGAAAATCTAATCACCGCCAGCGTTCAATTCGGTCCATCCACAGTCCAACCTGCACGTCCACCATCACCGACACCTGCTTCAATTCCTGTATCTACGTCACCATTCATATCATCAAACCTCCCTCCACCGGTGCCGAAACCAGCTGTTGTACCTGCCGCACCAGCaccgtcatcaaaccctaaccgtACTGCAAATGCAGGTTCGAATATGAACGGTTTCGGATCAGCTCCGAATACGTTGACGGAACCTGTTTGGGATACGGTGAAACGAGATTTATCGAGAATTGTTAGTAATTTGAAACTAGTTGTTTTTCCGAATCCGTACCGTGAAGATCCGGGAAAAGCGTTGAGAGATTGGGATCTGTGGGGCCCGTTTTTCTTTATTGTGTTTTTAGGACTCACATTGTCATGGTCTGCTTCTGTGAAGAAG TCTGAAGTTTTTGCTGTTGCCTTCGCACTTCTCGCTACAGGTGCTGTTATTCTGACACTTAACGTCTTACTGCTG GGTGGCCATATAATTTTCTTCCAAAGTTTGAGTCTACTGGGTTACTGTTTATTCCCTCTGGACGTGGGCGCACTAATTTGCATGTTGAAGGACAACGTGATTCTGAAAATAGTTGTAGTGTGTGTGACATTGGCTTGGAGCTCTTGGgctgcatatcctttcataagcaTGGCAGTTAACCCGAGAAGAAAAGCTCTTGCACTTTACCCTGTTCTGCTCATGTATGTATCTGTCGGTTTCCTTATCATTGCTATTGATTGA
- the LOC139853645 gene encoding zinc finger protein 3-like, which produces MSFFDLNLPESDCVLDLLHDSSVSSSSLGSNPEQRVFSCKYCRRKFYSSQALGGHQNAHKFERMLTKKSRFLNAGVKLWNQTSGSGSDGSSHDAGVKLWVHPPFMNQGQNVDRREMDHYYRGESVQEDFHQLDLSLRL; this is translated from the coding sequence ATGAGTTTCTTCGATTTAAACCTACCCGAAAGCGATTGTGTGTTAGACCTCTTGCATGAttcttctgtttcttcttcttcattaggTAGCAACCCCGAGCAACGAGTTTTTTCATGCAAATATTGTAGGAGAAAATTTTATAGTTCACAAGCACTTGGTGGACACCAAAATGCTCACAAGTTCGAAAGGATGTTAACCAAGAAGAGTAGATTCTTGAACGCGGGAGTTAAACTTTGGAACCAGACATCAGGTTCTGGTTCTGATGGTTCAAGCCATGACGCGGGAGTTAAACTTTGGGTGCACCCACCCTTTATGAATCAGGGACAAAATGTTGATAGGAGAGAAATGGATCATTATTATAGAGGTGAGAGTGTTCAAGAAGATTTTCATCAGCTTGACTTATCTCTTAGGCTTTGA